A genomic window from Anopheles ziemanni chromosome X, idAnoZiCoDA_A2_x.2, whole genome shotgun sequence includes:
- the LOC131291053 gene encoding ficolin-3-like has protein sequence MGEVCILLIVLALIRFSHATATTTPKESPDSILDRLAAIENRISLRDEELGKMLQLLITNQEEMLRLLRQQEPCCRSFAATDGNQQLSGWLRLTGYAPTPGDPNSEGFKKAGAGTVADAPAAYRAGRTVDAYPRSCREISEGMSGEETIYPNAGKAGPGEPLEVYCDQDFEGGGWIVIQNRFDGFVNFNRSWEKYRDGFGDIGTEYWLGLSEIHRLTVAVPTEIAFVAESFRGERRWARYSLFEIADEADRYRLKKLGVYSGTLGDDFTYNEGMEFTTYDQDHDQFNDVNCAIRTMSGWWHRSCTRINFNGLYGNALGIRYAFWHDWLHLQGLKRTRIMIRETKRRHK, from the exons ATGGGTGAAGTGTGCATCCTGTTAATCGTGTTAGCGCTAATACGATTCAGCCATGCAACGGCAACTACGACTCCTAAGGAGTCCCCCGATTCCATACTGGATCGTCTTGCAGCGATTGAGAATAG AATCTCGCTGAGGGACGAGGAGCTGGGTAAGATGCTCCAGTTGCTGATCACCAACCAGGAAGAGATGCTGAGACTGCTCCGACAGCAGGAACCGTGCTGTAGGTCCTTTGCAGCAACCGACGGAAATCAGCAGCTCAGTGGTTGGTTGAGGTTGACCGGTTATGCTCCTACGCCGGGAGATCCAAACTCGGAGGGATTCAAGAAAGCTGGCGCAGGCACGGTTGCCGACGCCCCCGCTGCCTATCGAGCTGGTCGCACCGTCGACGCGTACCCGCGCAGCTGCCGTGAGATCTCGGAAGGGATGTCCGGCGAGGAGACCATCTATCCGAATGCCGGGAAGGCTGGACCTGGGGAGCCGCTCGAGGTGTACTGCGATCAGGACTTCGAGGGCGGCGGATGGATAGTGATCCAGAACCGGTTCGATGGCTTCGTCAACTTCAACCGCAGCTGGGAGAAGTACCGGGACGGGTTCGGTGACATCGGCACCGAGTACTGGCTCGGGCTGAGCGAGATCCACCGGCTTACGGTGGCCGTCCCGACGGAGATTGCGTTCGTGGCTGAGTCGTTCCGGGGCGAGCGGCGCTGGGCGCGCTACAGTCTGTTCGAGATTGCCGACGAAGCGGACCGCTACCGGCTGAAGAAGTTGGGCGTATACTCCGGTACGCTCGGCGACGACTTTACCTACAACGAGGGCATGGAGTTCACAACGTACGACCAGGATCACGACCAGTTCAACGACGTTAACTGCGCGATCCGGACAATGTCCGGCTGGTGGCACCGTAGCTGTACCCGCATCAACTTCAACGGCCTGTACGGCAACGCGCTGGGCATCCGGTACGCCTTCTGGCACGACTGGCTCCATCTGCAGGGGCTCAAGCGCACACGCATCATGATCCGAGAGACAAAGAGGCGCCACAAGTAA
- the LOC131291305 gene encoding BTB/POZ domain-containing protein KCTD8, with translation MGSFPEVVELNVGGTPYVASLKTLLAEEGSWLQETFGGVSAPSDLPVDSRGRIFIDRDGSLFRHVLDYLRDPVRYALPVGFLERDRLRKEADFFRLAGLQELLVKMAPGCITVGYRGSFQFGRDGLADVKFRKITRLLVHGRVALCREVFGDTLNESRDPDHGGSDRYTARFFLKHVFIEQAFDMLQEQGFRLVGSCGSGTAGSVSENLKPGVDTEENRWNHYNEFVFVRD, from the coding sequence ATGGGCTCGTTTCCGGAGGTGGTGGAGCTGAACGTCGGCGGTACACCGTACGTTGCCAGCCTGAAGACGCTGCTGGCGGAGGAGGGCTCCTGGCTGCAGGAGACGTTCGGCGGCGTGAGCGCCCCGTCCGACCTGCCCGTCGACTCCCGAGGCCGCATCTTCATCGATCGCGACGGGTCGCTGTTCCGGCACGTGCTGGACTACCTGCGAGATCCGGTGCGCTACGCCCTCCCGGTGGGCTTCCTCGAGCGCGACCGGCTGCGCAAGGAGGCCGACTTCTTCCGGCTGGCCGGGCTGCAGGAGCTGCTGGTGAAGATGGCGCCCGGCTGCATCACCGTCGGCTACCGTGGCAGCTTCCAGTTCGGCCGCGACGGCCTGGCCGACGTCAAGTTCCGGAAGATCACGCGCCTGCTCGTGCACGGGCGGGTCGCCCTGTGCCGGGAGGTGTTCGGCGACACGCTGAACGAGTCGCGCGACCCGGACCACGGCGGCTCCGACCGCTACACGGCCCGCTTCTTCCTCAAGCACGTGTTCATCGAGCAGGCGTTCGACATGCTGCAGGAGCAGGGCTTCCGGCTCGTCGGCAGCTGCGGCTCCGGCACGGCTGGCTCGGTCTCCGAGAACCTCAAGCCGGGCGTCGACACGGAGGAGAACCGCTGGAACCACTACAACGAGTTCGTGTTCGTGCGCGACTAA
- the LOC131291307 gene encoding glutathione peroxidase-like has protein sequence MFFLGRRLLASRRTAAGLLGTAIVAINLLSSPAGTGACNASQPPATGTDGKAARSVYDFTATDIDGKAVDLSKYRGHVLIIVNVASNCGYTDGHYKEFNELYREYAETKGLRILAFPCDQFGGQEPGTNAEIKQFAEGRGVKFDMFAKVYVNGDEAHPLWQFLKQRQGGTLVDAIKWNFTKFLVDKNGQPVGRYGPTTSPLEMRAELEKYFNQ, from the exons atgttttttctaGGTCGCCGCCTGCTCGCTAGCCGTCGTACCGCCGCTGGGCTGCTCGGGACCGCTATAGTTGCCATAAATCTGCTGTCGTCGCCCGCCGG GACCGGTGCCTGCAACGCCAGCCAGCCCCCGGCCACCGGGACCGACGGGAAGGCGGCCCGGTCGGTGTACGATTTCACCGCGACCGACATCGATGGGAAAGCGGTCGACCTGTCGAAGTACCGCGGTCACGTGCTGATTATCGTGAACGTGGCCTCGAACTGCGGCTACACCGACGGGCACTACAAGGAGTTTAACGAGCTGTACCGGGAGTACGCCGAGACGAAGG GCCTACGCATTCTGGCGTTCCCGTGCGACCAGTTCGGAGGCCAGGAACCGGGCACCAATGCGGAGATCAAGCAGTTCGCCGAGGGCCGTGGCGTGAAGTTCGACATGTTTGCGAAGGTGTACGTGAACGGCGATGAGGCGCACCCGCTGTGGCAGTTCCTGAAGCAGCGCCAGGGCGGCACGCTGGTCGACGCCATCAAGTGGAACTTCACCAAGTTCCTGGTGGACAAGAACGGACAGCCGGTGGGCCGGTATGGGCCGACGACGAGCCCACTAGAGATGCGCGCCGAGCTGGAGAAATACTTCAACCAGTAG
- the LOC131291055 gene encoding glutamate receptor ionotropic, kainate 2-like codes for MQPWSCGTFLLLLVLVTPAWIVLGKREIPIGAIFHRDPDSRERSYESEVAFRYAIERVNMHEKNFELVPIVRYVWPEDSFKTERKTCELAAEGVTAIFGPSTILTAGIVGSVCKTLEIPHIITHWDPEPLGGIEPEQQAMTINLYPEADMLSRALADLIVDYSWKSFTIIYDTDEGLMRLKDILQIHGPSDAPITVRQIDDDPDYRPLLKDIQSSGESHIILEIRPDRIVELLMQAKEVKMLEEYQSYIITSLDAHTLDFNELRYSRSNITALRLMDTKSFDIKNAVHDWEQGEARMKRPFRLSPEHVQTESALYNDAVKIFATAIRELDATEEISYWRLSCGSKNQRQWKHGLRIVNYMKVKTEYGITGPIIFDDFGRRTHFHLDIIELSKDDGFKKIATWDPTHGVNYTRSEGEVYSQIVESLQNKTFIVASRIGAPFLTFKEKKEGEILEGNNRFEGYSLELIDGISKILGFQYRMELVPDGKYGSYNKITKKWDGLVKHLLDRKADLAVCDLTITYERRTAVDFTMPFMTLGISILYAKPVQQPKELFSFLSPLSLDVWIYMATAYLGVSVLLFVLSRMAPADWENPHPCKQDNDEVENTWDMLNALWLTMGSIMGQGCDILPKAISTRLVAGMWWFFALIMLSSYTANLAAFLTMERMDATIESAEDLAKQSKIKYGAVVGGSTMAFFQTSNFSTYQRMWAAMESARPSVFTKSNDEGRDRVLKGKRLYAFLMESTSLEYITERQCDLTQIGGLLDSKGYGIAMPVNSPYRTAISGAVLKMQEEGKLHQLKQRWWKEMHGGGRCNESSSMGSADTAELGIGHVGGVFVVLAIGCLCAFIIGILEFLWNVRKVAVEEKVTPWDALKAELKFALSISVTSKPVHNTLSESTASGKSSLRSKSESRRGSESASRINNVRSAASLMNIDKMGFSFGKN; via the exons atgcaGCCGTGGAGCTGCGGAAcgttcctgctgctgctcgtgctCGTCACGCCCGCCTGGATCGTCCTGGGCAAGCGGGAGATTCCCATCG GTGCCATATTCCACAGAGATCCGGACAGCCGGGAACGATCGTATGAGTCCGAGGTGGCGTTTCGCTATGCGATCGAGCGCGTCAACATGCACGAGAAGAATTTTGAGCTGGTGCCGATCGTGCGCTACGTCTGGCCGGAGGATAGCTTCAAGACGGAGCGGAAGACGTGCGAGCTGGCGGCCGAGGGCGTGACGGCCATCTTCGGGCCCTCGACGATACTGACGGCAGGCATCGTCGGGTCGGTGTGCAAGACGCTCGAGATCCCGCACATCATAACGCACTGGGATCCGGAGCCGCTCGGTGGCATCGAGCCGGAGCAGCAGGCGATGACGATCAACCTGTACCCGGAGGCGGACATGCTGTCGCGCGCCCTGGCCGACCTGATCGTCGACTACAGCTGGAAGAGCTTCACCATCATCTACGACACGGACGAGGGTCTGATGCGGCTGAAGGACATCCTGCAGATTCACGGCCCGAGCGATGCGCCGATCACGGTGCGCCAGATCGACGACGATCCGGACTATCGGCCGCTGCTGAAGGACATCCAGTCGTCCGGCGAATCGCACATCATCCTGGAGATACGGCCCGACCGCATCGTCGAGCTGCTGATGCAGGCGAAGGAGGTCAAGATGCTGGAGGAATACCAGAGCTACATCATCACCTCGCTCGATGCGCACACGCTCGACTTCAACGAGCTGCGCTACTCGCGCTCCAACATCACCGCGCTCCGGCTGATGGACACCAAGAGCTTCGACATCAAGAACGCCGTGCACGACTGGGAGCAGGGCGAGGCGCGCATGAAGCGCCCGTTCCGGCTCTCACCCGAGCACGTCCAGACCGAGTCGGCCCTCTACAACGACGCGGTCAAGATCTTCGCCACCGCTATCCGGGAGCTGGACGCGACGGAGGAGATCTCGTACTGGCGGTTGTCCTGCGGCAGCAAGAACCAGCGCCAGTGGAAACATGGCTTGCGCATCGTCAACTACATGAAGGTG AAAACCGAATACGGCATCACGGGCCCTATCATCTTCGACGACTTTGGGCGGCGCACGCACTTCCACCTCGACATCATCGAGCTCAGCAAGGACGACGGCTTCAAGAAGATTGCCACCTGGGACCCGACACACGGCGTCAACTACACGCGCAGCGAGGGCGAGGTGTACTCGCAGATCGTGGAGTCTTTGCAGAACAAAACCTTCATCGTCGCGTCCCGCATCGGTGCACCGTTTCTCACGTTCAA GGAGAAGAAGGAAGGCGAAATACTGGAAGGTAACAACCGCTTCGAGGGATACTCGCTGGAGCTCATCGATGGGATCTCCAAGATCCTTGGCTTCCAGTATCGCATGGAGCTGGTGCCGGATGGAAAGTACGGTTCCTACAACAAGATCACTAAAAAGTGGGATGGACTCGTGAAGCATCTACTTGACCGG aaaGCAGACCTGGCCGTTTGTGACCTCACGATAACGTACGAGAGACGAACAGCCGTTGATTTTACGATGCCCTTCATGACACTTG GAATCAGTATCCTGTACGCCAAGCCAGTCCAGCAGCCGAAGGAACTGTTCTCCTTCCTTTCGCCACTCTCGCTCGACGTCTGGATCTACATGGCGACGGCCTACCTGGGAGTGTCGGTGCTGCTGTTTGTGCTATCGCGCATGGCACCGGCGGACTGGGAGAACCCGCACCCTTGCAAGCAGGACAACGACGAGGTGGAGAACACCTGGGACATGCTGAACGCGCTCTGGCTGACGATGGGCTCCATAATGGGGCAGGGTTGCGACATCCTGCCGAAGGCGATATCGACGCGACTCGTTGCCGGCATGTGGTGGTTCTTCGCCCTCATCATGCTGTCGTCCTACACCGCCAACCTGGCTGCGTTCCTGACGATGGAGCGCATGGATGCGACCATCGAGTCGGCGGAGGACCTGGCGAAGCAGAGCAAGATCAAGTACGGTGCCGTTGTCGGCGGTAGTACGATGGCGTTCTTCCAAACGTCCAACTTCTCCACGTACCAGCGCATGTGGGCTGCGATGGAGTCGGCCCGCCCGTCCGTGTTCACCAAGAGCAACGACGAGGGTCGGGACCGCGTCCTCAAGGGCAAACGGCTCTACGCGTTCCTGATGGAGTCGACCTCGCTGGAATACATTACCGAGCGGCAATGCGATCTGACGCAGATCGGAGGTCTGCTCGACTCGAAGGGCTATGGTATCGCGATGCCAGTCA ATTCACCGTATCGCACTGCCATCAGCGGGGCCGTGCTAAAGATGCAGGAGGAAGGCAAGCTGCACCAACTCAAGCAGCGCTGGTGGAAGGAGATGCACGGTGGTGGTCGGTGCAACGAGTCCTCCAGCATGGGCTCGGCAGACACGGCGGAACTGGGCATCGGGCATGTGGGTGGCGTGTTCGTCGTCCTGGCAATTGGGTGCCTGTGCGCCTTCATCATCGGCATCCTGGAGTTCCTCTGGAATGTGCGCAAGGTGGCAGTCGAGGAGAAGGTGACGCCGTGGGACGCGCTCAAGGCAGAGCTGAAGTTCGCTCTAAGCATCTCCGTCACCTCGAAGCCGGTGCACAACACGCTAAGCGAGTCGACGGCAAGCGGCAAGAGCTCGTTGCGCTCGAAGTCCGAGTCCCGGCGTGGCTCGGAATCGGCCAGCCGTATCAACAACGTGCGCTCTGCCGCGAGCCTCATGAACATCGACAAGATGGGATTCAGCTTCGGCAAAAACTAG